A region of the Parasteatoda tepidariorum isolate YZ-2023 chromosome 7, CAS_Ptep_4.0, whole genome shotgun sequence genome:
cataaaaaaacaatttctacgTGGATGGGGGAACACTAAGTACATAAAAACTGTAGTtctaatgctaaaaaaaattcaataaaaaaaaaaaaaacttaaacatgatgatcagattttttaatacaagtaAAACACTATATCACATATTTGTGACAACtataacattgaaaattaaataatgcttttaaattgcaaaagaaaaaagtctAGTTTTTCAGGTTTATATTGATATAATGCCTATACTATTATATGTGGGGGGGAAAGTTTAATGTATTGCAATATTGTTTacttattcatataaatatgcCCAAAATGTGTATTTCCTAATAAATTCTGTTTGAAACATAACAccataagaaacaaaaacttcACGTAAGAAAAGCTACTCGAAACTAAAGTACtgcaaaattaaacaagaaCCACAGAATATGATAAACTAGGATGTAAACTATTTAGAGAATGAgaaatagcataaaatattacttaatctgtatttaataaatgtaataaataaataaaataaagctcaaatgaaaatcttcaattttaatgtctttaaaaagaaaaatttacaaattttttattcgaaaatttgaaatttaattgttacatttaCCCGAGTATGATGATGAGAGAGATGAGTTGGatccataataaaaaaatattaatttgtggaATGATCCCTTTCGAACATTCTTATTTCAACTCTGTAATTTAGTACATAAGTTAACCggagaaaatgaataaaaagaagttaacTACTCTTGTTAAAAGCTAAAATTGAGTATTTTTGTTCCATTATTTGAccaaaataatgatttcttaCAGTGcacattatttagtttaaatataaaatatttgaaatatttatgctttattaCTGCAGAAACCGTTCTGAATTGCTATGTTGCATTATTTCTGCCAGAAAGATACACATACTTAGATACTAGTGAACAAGGAAGAGGCTGCAATTTGCATCTCAATGAGATCAAACCTCCTCAAAACAGAAACATTACACTTTTTGTCATGCATAAATTTTtgtcagtaatttatttaaaatattattttcaaacaagtGGGACAGTATGTTGATAAGCAAAAgcatgaaaagaaaatagaatgaaagtaatataaaaaaaaagagaagtaaaccacgaaatatagaaaaaaattcaattgacaTTTATTATGACTCTCATATCATAAACATTCTAGTTTTAGGATAACAATGCAGATGAACGacaaataaatgttacaaacaataaataattgtataaaaacaaattactacAAAATCAGTTATGCAGAAGTGCCTGATTCATGacttttcttgatattttcattttgtactttATCTAATTCCCATAGGGgtatattgtttttctttatggCAACCTAagatcaaaaagaaaatacattaatagatttccataaaaaaaaaacttataaagtaaaaaattcataatagcATATAGTAATAAgctaatttttcgaaattgacacttgcaaaacaaattttaatttgaaaaggaaaCACCTGAAGGTATTGTTCCTGCACAATTGAAACTAACTTCTACTGAGTAATATAAAGACACACACTATCAactgacatttaaaataatcatttcatttctttagtTACACaaagaatgtataaaaaaaatttcatcaagaTTCCTAAAATCtttgagagttttattttaagaaattttaatcatatagaTATACACTCTTACCTTTAAACATTTCTGGTACTCTTGAAACAAAGGCTCACAAATACTTAAATCTCCTTCCTTGTTTTTCAAAAACCTTTCCGAATaccaataattaaaacatttttcatattcttttttcagCTCTATACAATCCTTTCCAAGACTGTccattttagaaaaacataatatatttttttacaatttgaaacTAGAATGAACATAAACCTGAAATAAAATAGACatcaaaatatagcaaaattcaaaataaaaacaaataaataccttgAAATGAAaagacattaaataataaaaatatttttccaattttctttttagttttgtagaATCCTTGCAATTTGTCCATTTTAGAAAAGCACAAAacacttttttcctttttagaattttaaactaaatggcACCAGAGGATAAagagttcaaaaataataaacttattaagaatacataatgaaatataaatgagttcattagaaaataaattagttgttgtataaaaataatgatctaCAATACAGTTATACAAGCAAAAAAACCAGACAGCACACACAAACTCACTTGTATGACAAATATTTGATCAATATGGAAACTTCCTGCTACTTATTCTAATACAGTGTTACCGCGAACTCTAccaatactaaataatttacatatggTACCGGTACTGCTTAGAGGTCAAGATTAcctcaaacaaattttttgggtcaatattgttattaataattacctaCACACCttatacaaagaaataaaatcgaaaCTTTTGTGCAACAAACAAAACGCCAATAAAAGGCAGAGAAAAATCACCAGAAGATCATAATTGTATAGTGcatattaatttctataatatttagtaCTGAAGATAATTTGAttgagtataaaaatatttacgtttagCATATTCAGGACCTGACTATCGAATGTATCTCAAATTATACACTATAAGTATTTGATTTTGTGTTCAATGGTACCTTGAacacaataaaaagtaataataaatattttgaaatacaaatctgaattttaaagtaaaagggACGAAAAATCTCCATCCCAGGATTGAGATAATGTTTTTATAGCTCTATCTGTGATTTAAACAGGCATATTATATGAAGGATttcttttacagaaaataaaacaatcaataaacttTTCTGACAAATTACCAGAATTTTggcagtttaaataaaaatttgcagtttGAAGCATAGAAACTTGATGCAACTAATTGTTTGTTTACAAATGTTACCAGGGCAGTAAGTTTATGTagccattattaaaaaatacaaaagaaatttaacaatattcgtgatgtgaaaaatatcttattactGAACCTTAagacatgctttaaaaaatattgaaatatttaataaatattaatttaaaattgctcgGAGATTTTATAGAACTTTATGTGAGCTTGGAACTTGCATATATTCCTACGAGGTTGTTGTATCTGGGCCACCGAAAACTGCAAATTCATTTTTGAGTTTTGAGATCGAGATTTTCTGGAAAAGCTGGGAACCTTGGGAACGTGTTTTcaatgaagataaataaataaagttgtataaatttgttaaacacgttctaaatttgttttaatcatgACAATTAATGCAAATGATTgactattgttttgaaaaaattacaaagcgatagcaatgtttatttttatttgctaggGCTTCGAATAATTGATACAACGTATTTTATTCCTCCATTCAATTATCACCGGTTTGAAAGAAGGAAGTATAAACTACCTTCAGACATTTgtgtatttttgtattgttatgGGCTATGATGGAGTTTTCTCCCTTTTTAAATGGAAAGATTCATCTTCTACACTATActatgaaataagtttaaagataCAATTGTTGAAAGAGTGCATCTTTTGTTTCTTACGATCTGCTATTCATTTatctagaaatatatatttggaataAAACTGTATCACAATGAGTGAAAATTCGCGACCTTTTGTTCCTAAAACTCCAATTGactttcaaaagttaaaacttGACAGATTGATGGCAAATCCAGtaagtatataataaatattcgatAGACCTATGCACGTAGGTTTTCTTGCATATTGATATAATTCTCTTTGAAAATTGTTGTTTCCCTTGAAAgcgagaaaaacttttttttaaaaaacaaacgaTTAATTGTTCATTTCcttaatcattttcaatttgtaCCTTATGTTGGAAATAATAATTCGTCACATAATACAAGTTTAAACAACTTATTCTGCAATTGTATGTTAAGTcgtgaaaaatatgtaaagcaattttatttatttattgaaaatatgaattgatattttaaaaaaagtagaatacaACTGTCCcgtgtttcaaatttaaaacttctttgggcctagtttttatttatttttttttattaagtattgaataatattcaagttaaattattatgcaaaatatatttatttctagatGACTTATTATTCAACATACTTATGGAAAAAGTAATTACAATGTTTTGGTtgtcatattttgaatttcaaaatttgtttacaattttgattttatttcttcttcaaattccTCATCACAATTACTtgatctggaaaaaattttacaaaatgtaattttgtaaattagttttagaaaagtaaatgtGATGGCCACTTTTGGAAAGATTTTTGCTTTGCCAACTAAGCAATTTAGTTGTCTAGTTTTAGCAACAACCATTAGTGAATGCAAGAAGCTTCaaaaagctttataaaataGGCAAATTAGCCATATCTACGCACACCAGTCTGTGTTTTTGTTAACTTCGTTGTAAGTACAAAGATTAGGCACTTGCATTTGGTACcatcacatatttttatattgatatctGTTCACAGAAACTTCAAGGTTCcgtatagattttaaacttgttcaaaatgttaaaaaaatatgcaatattgaAGTTTACCGGCAGTTGTCTATGTTGTGTCATACATTTCATGTTAAATTccttcaggaattttttttttgttggttatACTTCTGCGTTACCGTCCCAAGTTGCCAAAACTTTACCTACATTATGGCATAGATACTGATCTGAAACTCTTGCCTgatgccattttattttaataattttagaattaaatagttatttcagCTTACACATTTAGTTTGGCAAGTATGACTTGCGATCTCAGTGAGAAAGACAGGAGGTTTATCATGTGATTGCCAGACAGAATTGTATTTACAAAGTTAAGCTATTGTTTGCTGTAGACATGATAAAAGaggaaacatttgttttatatttgtaatgtcATATCAGACTACAATTTGTTActcaaaatacataatttttagttctttattttgcacaggaaaatttatctcattattaagattgaaaatattagtttcaacagtattctatatttaaaaaaaaaaaaaaaatttaagttttagattTATGAGTGTTACACcttcaaatttcaaatcataagAAATAATTACTGGATAATGCTCTTTTCgtgctttgttttgtttgttatttttcaaacatctttctcttttataaccaattaattgttttatgttttctatATCTAGGATAAGCCAGTCATTATACCTGATGGTCCTAGAGAAAGAAAAGGCTTTTCTGTTCCAGAATTTGTTCGAAATGTCATGGGTatgaaagatattaatttttaccaattattcataaaatgcattttattaattaattattcataaatgctCCAGTGCATACACTTCATATTTCTGATTCTTTCAACATAAATGAACTTTAtgacagttattttttatctgtgacaaatacttaattttcttGAGGCAAAAATAAATCCATCATTCTGTATCAGGTTCGGCATTATTTCAATCACTTAATtaagactaaaatatttttttacattttatgattattaaataaattctgtatggtgtaatttttctttttaaaagtttgatttcatcgataatgaagtttttttttttttttttacaaagaaataataaaggaGAGAGGTATGTATATTACCATAGTTCAAAAAAAGactcaaaagaaaaaaggttAAGATTggcataaaacttttaaattgattatggGGGCGGGGGattggctttatttttggctttgttatcttttgataaattgCCAACCATAGATCTCTACCCATGCTCCCAACTGTCTGTTGAAAACAAttcaatcactttttaatttggtttttgatTAGGCTGTTCATGGGAGATTTATCTCCCATGGCTtatccttattaatattattatgcaaaatttattatattacttagAAAGTCTTATTATGGATAAAATATCTCGAGCTTtacaaatactaaataaaagttttattataattatgattcaGTTTTCATCTTCAACTGTCATTTTCATTATCCTGTTTTCATCACAATCTTCAATTAGCCAATTATACCATACAACTCTAATCACGCCTAATTTCGTCATTATATACAAGCAAGTGTTATATGGACTTAATAGGTataagaaacttaaatattaaatctcgTTTGAAAGTGCATGTCCAGCTGTTACTTAGCTCAGATTTTGCATTcagtatgtattttttattatgagtataTAACttcgtgaaaagaaaaaaataattattaatattgaaaagaaaaataaataaaattgtaactaTGCAAATCCAGGTAAGAATTTCCATCTTCAATAGGTATACCTCATGATATAATATAAAGTATACATTCATTATAGCATTTTATTCGATTTAGCATAAGTCTTCTTgcttagaattttcaattttcttgatCTTAAAGTTTTACCTCTTTAGTaaggttttaattgtttttatatatttatggcactttattttatttccttcacattttgcaaattaatgAAACACAATTGAGTTACATTTTTTCGGTGATTCAAGGTTTTTgtctaacaaaattttttaattatttttagttcatataaatatttttcttagatagTGATAATACTATAAGCCAATTTGATGTTAATGAAATGTTTGTAATATAGGATCAAGTGCTGGAGCTGGTAGTGGTGAATTTCATGTTTATAGACATCTGAGAAGAAAAGAATATACAAGACAAAAAATGATTGAAGGAAAGGCTGAAAAagttagttattttgttttgctttttattattgaatatatcGTTTTGAGAGTTAATGtgatgttttaataaatgaattatccTATATTGGAACTTTTTTTccattacatataaaattattaaatttaaaaacttaatgtaaattacgaaataaattaactttaaatcatgtaacaataaaatagattgTTTCTTAATGCTTTTCAATCTGGATTAAATTGCTAATTttcaagcaattatttttaatgagaacCCTAAAATCAATGCTTTAGAAAagtatttacttacatttttcgTATTCAGAAAATAGATAAAGAAAGTGAGGGACAAACATTTTGTAAGTATTTAGTTTAACGATTCGATAACTTAGAATGATTTCTGAATTATTACTTGCAGCAAATTAGGCACAAAGTTctgatgaaaacaaaaaataaacgggGGAAAAAAATTGCCTAACAAAAAACTTGAACCAAATAactcctaaatattttttatttaattttttgtaagtactacctaccaggggtctgtctaggtttttctgagaggtacctattttgtgaaaatttagacataatttgtgaaaaattaaaaattatatttaaaaatcaacacaaaaatatggtaaaaatatggatttatcgtttcttaagggatacaaaaataaagtttcaagaaaaattattttgtgaaactaccgattttcctaaaattgaatttgtgaaactaccgtttttccaaaagttgaatttgtgaaggtaccgctaaacggtagtaaattcgacctggacagacccctgcctacttacaaaaaattaaataaaaaatattaataaaaacctttttgtaGTTATAATTGATTCAAACCATGCGTAAATGGAAATGCTTTCAACAAGTTGAtgtttaaatcagatttttcataatgttgattcagtttttctagttttgatcttaaaatactttataacagTCTTCGCTTGTTCATACTGAAATTTCTAatgataaatgttaaaaagaaaataaacaaattttatcttctACTTTTAATTGGTCATTGCAAATCTCATCCTTGAGGTTTAAAACTATTGattatttgagtatttatttgctataaaaatatgaGTAGTCCAAAGCTGTCATATGTGAAAGAGAATTTCCTTAAAATggtaattttccttaaattttgtcTACTTTGGTCAATTTTTTATGGTtccatgaaattcattttatagaGAGCAAGCAGTAACATGTAAgcattggatacctgtaagtgacATTATCATAGGTAAATTgtggcatttgtcgattcagaaccAATCAGGTTTGACATGATGTCGCCTACCAGTTTATCCAGTTAAATCTGAATTAAATCACATGGTTGAGCATGATCAACTTCAGTTTTTCTGAAGTTGCAAGTACTGAattctgtataatatttattttaaaactttacaagattattttatttcattaattgttaattaaaaagaattatgagtgatttttttagaatgtcAAAGCAAAAAGTGAAtctgtcttctttttttttaaaataaataaataaattgttgtcCGCATCATTTTatctgtttttcttattttttcttcttcttattattgcctttgtattttattccaaatacaattttttcactgttttgATATTATGACAAAAGTcaatttcaaagataaataaaaagtgtgaGGAATAAATAACAGAATCTAATTgtatgataattatattttttgctaatatatatacagggtgcgtaCAGACTTCTTATACTCCTTAGAAACTCCTTGGAAATAAAAGAGTCTCCAAGGAGTACTTGGAACTACTTAGATTTCTAAATTAGTCCTTAGAAACTCTTTAGATTATTGTGTTGCATAGATGAACTTACTAAGTACGCTGATGAATTTGCTGTTCAAACAGGGAAACTAAATGATATATCAAAAtctaatagtttaagaaaaactttaaaggaaaaaaaaattaaattgcaagagttagaagaaaaaataacagtgTTGATGTTAATCGCCCAACTGTTGCTAAGGACACAATGACTTTTTACCATTTCAGGAAAAAATCAGAGTAgacaaaaacattgaaaattgtaACCTGAAAATGGCAGGTGCATAACTTCCTAtcataaaaagcataaaaatccATCTTTAAgctcataaattttcaaatttccagCTCAACTGCAATATCATGCCATAAATTCCAAAATAGCTAAAAAGCAATAGCGCACCAAATCTACAACTACTAATTGTAAACTTATCGTCATCCCAAACATCGACAAATCCATCGTGTAACTGAAATTAGTTTGTAGTGTAGCGGAACTTAGTTTTAATGCTgaagtttaaactatttttagtcTTAGTTTGACTGTGGTATGAAAAACTCATTTGTTACAAGAAAGTAACCATAACTTAACaacaatttctttgtttttttaattatttttttaaattgcaaatatctTATTTTGGCATTACAAAGTGTGGTGCAAATTTcagtgtattaaaaaaaatatcatgatacCAAAGCAATTGTACTTTTAATAAGGCAttgagaataatttattaacgaatattttttgtcatgcTCTCTATTCAAACCAAAATGTTCTAATTTTCCATTAactatttaagttttaagagTTTCACAGCagtcttataattattaaattaagtactgTATActcgaatttcatttttatttaacattatttttaggaaaaattagatgaagaatttcaaagaaaaatagaagaaaataaaagaaaaatggaagaaaagacATCTAAAAATCGTGCCAAAAGGTTTATACTTTTCATTGACTTCTGCAAAATGCAATGTTACCATTGCTTTGTACTATgtctctaattatttttatagataaataactttaagcattcataatttcacttaaattttaaaattaattacatagtttttaaattttatgtgagTATTATAGCCATTTTTTGTGCTACAAGAAATGTTATCTTATTTTGCTAGTATGCAAACGAAAATTAATGCTTtgtcattaattattatatttagtcaCCATTTCAAAGGATCAGTAAGTAAAAGATATAACTAGTCTGTTCGCATTTTTTCTTGTCCATTTGCATGTTGCcattaggtttttaaaaaaaagttaataaagtaaatttatataaaaaaactactatACAGATAATGTGTAATGTCTtagttataatgaaatatattacattGTAACAAAAATGCAAGTTAAAACAGGAAATCAATAATCCACTATACCAAAGCAGCATACCATCCCTTTACCTCTATTGCTTGTCCAGTTTAC
Encoded here:
- the LOC107450550 gene encoding PRKR-interacting protein 1 homolog; translated protein: MSENSRPFVPKTPIDFQKLKLDRLMANPDKPVIIPDGPRERKGFSVPEFVRNVMGSSAGAGSGEFHVYRHLRRKEYTRQKMIEGKAEKEKLDEEFQRKIEENKRKMEEKTSKNRAKRLKRKERKKLKKGTKNLQSEKKETSSDSESEESSNEQDLEQDENSLVNPKSDEVSDTKDSS